One window of the Pseudomonas knackmussii B13 genome contains the following:
- the prfA gene encoding peptide chain release factor 1, producing MKASLLTKLDTLSDRYEELTALLGDAEVISDQTKFRAYSREFAEVEPVFLAFRDFRKTQADLEGAQALLKDSDPDLREMAEEEVADAKARLAELEDRLQRMLLPKDPNDHRNVFLEVRAGTGGDEAAIFSGDLFRMYSRYAEKQGWRLEILSENEGEHGGYKEVIARVEGDNVYAKLKFESGAHRVQRVPATESQGRIHTSACTVAVLPEPDEQAAIEINPADLRVDTYRSSGAGGQHVNKTDSAVRITHIPSGIVVECQEERSQHKNRAKAMAWLAAKLNDQQQAAAQQAIASTRKLLVGSGDRSERIRTYNFPQGRVTDHRINLTLYSLGEVMEGAVEQVIEPLLQEYQADQLAALGD from the coding sequence ATGAAAGCCTCACTGCTGACCAAGCTGGACACCCTCAGCGACCGCTATGAGGAGCTCACCGCTCTGCTCGGCGATGCCGAGGTGATCAGCGACCAGACCAAGTTTCGCGCCTATTCCCGCGAATTCGCCGAAGTCGAGCCGGTGTTCCTGGCCTTCCGCGATTTCCGCAAGACCCAGGCCGACCTCGAGGGCGCCCAGGCGCTGCTCAAGGACAGCGACCCAGACCTGCGCGAGATGGCCGAGGAAGAAGTCGCCGACGCCAAGGCGCGCCTCGCCGAACTGGAAGACCGCCTGCAGCGCATGCTGCTGCCCAAGGACCCCAACGACCACCGTAACGTGTTCCTGGAAGTCCGCGCCGGTACCGGCGGCGACGAGGCGGCGATCTTCTCCGGCGACCTGTTCCGCATGTACTCGCGCTACGCCGAGAAGCAGGGCTGGCGCCTGGAGATTCTCTCGGAGAACGAGGGCGAACACGGTGGATATAAAGAGGTGATCGCCCGCGTCGAAGGCGACAACGTCTACGCTAAGCTCAAGTTCGAGTCCGGTGCGCACCGCGTGCAGCGGGTGCCGGCCACCGAATCCCAGGGGCGCATCCACACCTCCGCCTGCACGGTGGCGGTGTTGCCGGAGCCGGACGAGCAGGCCGCCATCGAGATCAACCCGGCCGACCTGCGCGTGGACACCTACCGCTCCTCCGGCGCCGGCGGCCAGCACGTGAACAAGACCGACTCGGCCGTGCGCATCACCCACATCCCCTCGGGCATCGTGGTCGAGTGCCAGGAAGAGCGCTCGCAGCACAAGAACCGCGCCAAGGCCATGGCCTGGCTGGCGGCCAAGCTCAACGACCAGCAGCAGGCCGCGGCGCAACAAGCGATCGCCAGCACGCGCAAGCTGCTGGTGGGCTCGGGCGACCGCTCCGAGCGCATCCGCACCTACAACTTCCCGCAGGGCCGGGTCACCGATCACCGCATCAACCTCACCCTCTATTCCCTGGGCGAGGTCATGGAAGGCGCGGTGGAGCAGGTGATCGAGCCGCTGCTGCAGGAATACCAGGCCGACCAACTGGCCGCCCTGGGAGACTGA
- the murI gene encoding glutamate racemase, with translation MPDSRPIGVFDSGVGGLSVLREIRARLPSESLIYLADCGHVPYGEKTPEYIRERCRRIADFLIAQDCKALVLACNTATAAAAGDLRELYPQLPILAMEPAVKPAAAATRSGVVGVLATTGTLKSARFAALLDRFASDVRVVTQPCPGLVERIEAGDLSGPQTRELLQGFVAPLLAEGCDTLILGCTHYPFLRPLLGQMLPPDVTLIDTGAAVARHLQASLAARGLEACEPAAATRFWTSGDVEQLRKVLPILWGSEAPVSPFMD, from the coding sequence ATGCCTGACTCGCGGCCGATCGGGGTTTTCGACTCCGGCGTCGGCGGCCTTTCGGTGCTGCGCGAAATCCGCGCGCGCCTGCCCAGCGAATCGCTGATCTACCTCGCCGACTGCGGCCACGTGCCTTACGGCGAGAAGACTCCCGAGTACATCCGCGAGCGCTGCCGGCGCATCGCCGATTTCCTCATCGCTCAGGACTGCAAGGCCCTGGTGCTGGCCTGCAACACCGCCACCGCCGCGGCGGCCGGCGACCTGCGCGAGCTCTACCCACAGTTGCCGATCCTGGCCATGGAGCCGGCGGTGAAGCCAGCGGCTGCCGCCACCCGCAGTGGCGTGGTCGGCGTGCTGGCGACCACCGGCACGCTGAAGAGCGCGCGTTTCGCCGCTCTGCTCGACCGCTTCGCCAGCGATGTGCGCGTGGTCACCCAGCCCTGCCCGGGGCTGGTCGAGCGCATCGAGGCCGGCGACCTGAGCGGCCCGCAGACCCGCGAACTGCTGCAGGGGTTCGTCGCGCCCTTGCTGGCCGAGGGCTGCGACACGCTGATCCTCGGCTGCACGCATTACCCCTTCCTGCGTCCGCTGCTCGGCCAGATGCTGCCGCCGGACGTGACCCTGATCGACACCGGCGCCGCCGTGGCTCGTCACCTGCAAGCCTCGCTGGCTGCGCGTGGACTGGAAGCCTGCGAGCCGGCCGCCGCCACGCGATTCTGGACCAGTGGCGACGTGGAGCAATTGCGCAAGGTGCTGCCGATCCTTTGGGGCTCCGAGGCGCCCGTCAGTCCTTTCATGGATTGA
- a CDS encoding molybdopterin-synthase adenylyltransferase MoeB, with protein MLNDEELLRYSRQILLPQIDIDGQLRLQQARVLIVGLGGLGSPVALYLAAAGVGELHLADFDSVDLTNLQRQVVHDSTQVGRSKVDSAITRLQAINPQVKLVAHRQALDEDSLAAVLAQVDLVLDCCDNFSTREAVNAACVAAGKPLVSGAAIRLEGQLSVFDPRREDSPCYHCLYGHGSEAELTCSEAGVVGPLVGLVGSLQALEALKLLAGFGEPLVGRLLLIDALGTRFRELRVKRDPQCPVCGGRHA; from the coding sequence ATGCTGAACGACGAAGAGCTGCTGCGTTACAGCCGTCAGATCCTCCTGCCGCAGATCGACATCGACGGCCAGCTGCGCCTGCAGCAGGCGCGCGTGCTCATCGTCGGTCTCGGCGGTCTGGGCTCGCCGGTGGCGCTGTACCTCGCCGCTGCCGGCGTTGGCGAGCTGCACCTGGCGGACTTCGACAGCGTCGACCTGACCAACCTGCAGCGCCAGGTGGTGCACGACAGCACCCAGGTCGGCCGCAGCAAGGTCGACTCGGCCATCACCCGCCTGCAGGCGATCAATCCGCAGGTGAAGCTCGTCGCCCATCGCCAGGCGCTCGACGAGGACAGCCTCGCCGCGGTGCTGGCGCAGGTCGACCTGGTGCTGGACTGCTGCGACAACTTCTCCACCCGCGAGGCGGTCAACGCTGCCTGCGTGGCCGCCGGCAAACCGCTGGTGAGCGGCGCGGCCATTCGTCTCGAAGGCCAGCTCTCGGTGTTCGACCCGCGCCGCGAAGACAGTCCCTGCTACCACTGCCTCTACGGCCATGGCAGCGAAGCCGAGCTGACCTGCAGCGAAGCGGGCGTGGTCGGGCCGTTGGTGGGCCTGGTCGGTAGCCTCCAGGCCCTGGAGGCGCTGAAGCTGCTGGCCGGTTTCGGCGAGCCGCTGGTGGGCCGCCTGCTGCTGATCGATGCGCTGGGCACGCGCTTCCGCGAGCTGCGCGTCAAGCGCGATCCGCAATGCCCCGTGTGCGGCGGGCGGCATGCCTGA
- the prmC gene encoding peptide chain release factor N(5)-glutamine methyltransferase — translation MATIMTLLAEAQLPDSPSARLDAELLLAAAMGKNRSFLRTWPERLVDSEAHERFDRWLERRRAGEPVAYILGRQGFWSLDLEVAPHTLIPRPGTELLVESALALVPASPARVLDLGTGTGAIALALACERLSWQVLGVDRIPEAVVLAERNRERLRLSNVAFRQSHWFSAVEGERFALIVSNPPYIPSSDPHLGEGDVRFEPKSALVAGADGLDDIRLIARQAPQHLDAGGWLLLEHGYDQAAAVRDLLVQNGFVEVESRRDLGGHERITLGRLPC, via the coding sequence ATGGCTACCATCATGACCCTGCTTGCCGAGGCGCAGCTGCCGGATTCGCCGAGCGCGCGCCTGGACGCCGAGCTGCTGCTCGCCGCCGCCATGGGCAAGAACCGCAGCTTCCTGCGTACCTGGCCGGAGCGGCTGGTCGACAGCGAAGCGCACGAGCGTTTCGATCGCTGGCTGGAACGTCGTCGCGCCGGTGAGCCGGTGGCCTACATTCTCGGTCGCCAGGGCTTCTGGAGCCTGGACCTGGAAGTCGCGCCGCACACCCTGATTCCCCGCCCGGGCACCGAGCTGCTGGTGGAAAGCGCGCTGGCCCTGGTACCGGCTAGCCCGGCCCGGGTGCTCGACCTCGGCACCGGCACCGGTGCCATCGCCCTGGCCCTGGCCTGCGAGCGCCTGAGCTGGCAGGTGCTGGGCGTAGACCGCATTCCCGAGGCCGTGGTGCTGGCCGAGCGCAACCGCGAACGCCTGCGCCTGAGCAACGTCGCCTTCCGCCAGAGCCACTGGTTCTCCGCCGTCGAAGGCGAGCGCTTCGCACTGATCGTCAGCAACCCGCCGTACATCCCCAGCAGCGATCCGCACCTGGGCGAGGGCGACGTGCGCTTCGAGCCGAAGAGCGCGTTGGTCGCGGGCGCCGATGGCCTCGACGACATCCGCCTGATCGCCCGGCAGGCACCGCAGCATCTGGATGCCGGCGGCTGGCTGTTGCTCGAACACGGCTACGACCAGGCGGCAGCGGTACGCGACCTGCTGGTCCAGAATGGTTTCGTCGAGGTCGAGAGTCGTCGCGACCTCGGCGGCCACGAACGCATCACCCTGGGACGCCTGCCATGCTGA
- a CDS encoding MerR family transcriptional regulator produces MQSEEHEPATADYRQALAEGWLPIREVAKLTGVNPVTLRAWERRYGLLVPRRTAKGHRLYSSEQVERVRQALTWLERGVAVSKVRALLDDAAPAALPEDNSPWGELLRHCLEAVIQVDERRLDELFNSALAIYPVQTLCERLMLPLQQQLAQRWQGQFGSTLENLFYHSWLRSKLGSRLYHYNRQQHGAPLLLINQSAHPLETGHWLCAWLASSAGCPVRVLDGPLPIGELTLAEERLLPRALLLYSDQSLPPAQLNRLLADKRCPVILAGAAVTIHFNELADLRSNGQAELHLAEDPLQARSLLQDLGLLHGGPA; encoded by the coding sequence ATGCAATCTGAAGAACACGAACCCGCCACCGCGGACTACCGGCAAGCGCTCGCGGAAGGATGGCTGCCGATTCGCGAGGTGGCGAAGCTCACCGGCGTCAACCCTGTGACCCTGCGCGCCTGGGAGCGCCGCTATGGCCTGCTGGTGCCCCGGCGAACCGCCAAGGGCCACCGGCTGTACTCCAGCGAACAGGTCGAGCGCGTGCGCCAGGCACTGACCTGGCTGGAGCGCGGCGTGGCGGTGAGCAAGGTTCGCGCGCTGCTCGACGACGCTGCACCCGCCGCGCTGCCCGAAGACAACTCGCCCTGGGGCGAACTGCTGCGGCACTGCCTGGAGGCGGTCATCCAGGTCGACGAACGCCGCCTGGACGAACTCTTCAACAGCGCCCTGGCGATCTACCCGGTACAGACCCTCTGCGAGCGATTGATGCTGCCGCTGCAGCAGCAACTCGCGCAGCGCTGGCAGGGGCAGTTCGGCAGCACGCTGGAGAACCTGTTCTATCACTCCTGGCTACGCAGCAAGCTGGGCAGCCGGCTGTATCACTACAACCGCCAGCAGCACGGCGCGCCCTTGCTGCTCATCAACCAGTCCGCACACCCGCTGGAAACCGGCCACTGGCTCTGCGCCTGGCTGGCCAGCAGCGCCGGCTGCCCCGTGCGGGTGCTCGACGGCCCGCTGCCGATCGGCGAACTCACCCTGGCGGAAGAGCGACTGCTGCCCCGCGCGCTGCTGCTCTACTCCGACCAGTCGCTGCCGCCGGCGCAGCTCAACCGCCTGCTCGCGGACAAACGCTGCCCGGTGATCCTCGCCGGCGCAGCGGTAACCATCCACTTCAATGAACTCGCCGACCTGCGCAGCAACGGCCAGGCCGAACTGCACCTGGCCGAGGACCCGCTTCAAGCACGCAGCCTGCTGCAAGACCTCGGCCTGCTGCACGGAGGCCCGGCATGA
- a CDS encoding acyloxyacyl hydrolase: MKKLLSLALLAALVGGATAVAQAADLTVAAGGTGQGDPTLRLGVGFDWDKTWWDSGTGHLTGYWDAGYTYWAAGSLAGARHSLSFAPVFVYQFSGGSVQPFIEAGIGVAGFTGHQVGDHDLGSSFAFEDRLGFGVKFAGEQKVGVRAIHYSNAGLSQPNEGIESYSLFYSFPL, translated from the coding sequence ATGAAGAAACTGCTCTCGCTGGCCCTTTTGGCCGCACTGGTTGGGGGTGCAACTGCCGTTGCACAAGCCGCAGATCTGACAGTGGCAGCCGGGGGCACCGGGCAGGGCGATCCGACCCTGCGCCTGGGGGTTGGCTTCGACTGGGACAAGACCTGGTGGGACAGCGGCACTGGCCACCTGACTGGATACTGGGATGCCGGCTATACCTACTGGGCCGCCGGCTCCTTGGCGGGGGCCCGTCATTCGCTGTCTTTCGCCCCGGTCTTCGTCTATCAGTTCAGCGGCGGCTCGGTGCAGCCCTTCATCGAAGCGGGCATCGGTGTGGCCGGGTTCACCGGTCACCAGGTCGGTGACCATGACCTGGGCAGCTCCTTCGCCTTCGAGGACCGCCTGGGCTTCGGCGTGAAGTTCGCCGGCGAGCAGAAGGTCGGCGTGCGCGCCATCCACTATTCCAACGCCGGGCTGTCGCAGCCTAACGAAGGCATCGAGTCCTATAGCCTGTTCTATAGCTTCCCGCTGTAA
- the ispE gene encoding 4-(cytidine 5'-diphospho)-2-C-methyl-D-erythritol kinase, with the protein MQARLTLPAPAKLNLFLHILGRRPDGYHELQTLFQFLDHGDELHFAPREDGQIVLRTEIPGVPHDSNLIVRAARKLQEQSGCRLGVDIWLDKRLPMGGGIGGGSSDAATTLVGLNHLWQLGWDEDRLAALGLTLGADVPVFVRGRAAFAEGVGEKLTPVELEEPWFLVAVPQVFVSTAEVFTDPELTRDTPPIKVRSLLGVDGHNDCQPVVEKRYPEVRNALILLNKFTSARLTGTGACVFGSFPNQGDADKVRRQLPATLPSFVAQGRNISMLHRKLKELA; encoded by the coding sequence ATGCAAGCGCGCCTGACCCTGCCGGCCCCGGCCAAGCTCAACCTGTTCCTGCACATCCTCGGCCGCCGCCCCGACGGCTATCACGAGCTGCAGACGCTGTTCCAGTTCCTCGACCACGGCGACGAGCTGCACTTCGCCCCGCGCGAGGACGGCCAGATCGTCCTGCGCACCGAGATCCCCGGCGTCCCCCACGACAGCAACCTGATCGTCCGCGCCGCGCGCAAGCTGCAGGAGCAATCCGGCTGCCGCCTGGGCGTCGACATCTGGCTGGACAAGCGCCTGCCCATGGGCGGCGGCATCGGCGGCGGCAGCTCCGACGCGGCCACCACCCTGGTCGGCCTCAACCACCTCTGGCAGCTGGGCTGGGACGAAGACCGCCTGGCCGCCCTGGGCCTGACCCTTGGCGCCGACGTGCCGGTGTTCGTCCGCGGCCGCGCGGCCTTCGCCGAAGGCGTGGGCGAGAAGCTCACGCCGGTCGAGCTCGAAGAGCCATGGTTCCTCGTGGCGGTTCCGCAAGTCTTTGTCAGCACAGCAGAAGTTTTCACCGACCCCGAGTTGACACGCGATACGCCGCCCATTAAAGTTCGCAGCCTTCTCGGGGTGGACGGTCATAACGACTGCCAGCCGGTCGTCGAGAAGCGTTACCCAGAGGTTCGTAACGCTTTGATCTTGCTGAACAAATTTACGTCAGCCAGATTGACCGGAACCGGAGCTTGTGTGTTTGGGAGCTTCCCAAACCAGGGCGATGCTGATAAAGTTCGCCGCCAACTTCCGGCCACTCTGCCAAGTTTCGTAGCCCAAGGGCGCAATATCTCGATGTTGCACCGCAAGCTTAAGGAGCTGGCCTGA
- a CDS encoding YbgA family protein, giving the protein MHPPSRPRLGISACLLGSTVRYNGGHKRSSLCLDVLSQHFDFVPLCPEMAIGLGVPRQPIRLVGEPAAPRAVNSRDDAQDHSHALRSYGAEQAAHLDDLGGYIFMQQSPSCGLHRVRLYDDKGQYRPPGARGLYAEAFCAARPELPVEEEGRLHDAQLRENFLTRVFAHLEWLALLRDGLTRKGILDFHARYKYQLLAHHPRQYAELGHWLAQIGAHDPAEFGPRYYLAFSQAMSRCASRGSHANVLQHLAGYLKAVLTHEDKFELLGVIEQYRLGVVPLVVPLTLLKHHFRLHPHPYIARQAYLKPHPEALGLRNAI; this is encoded by the coding sequence ATGCATCCTCCCAGCCGCCCCCGCCTTGGCATCAGCGCCTGCCTGCTGGGCAGTACCGTGCGCTACAACGGCGGACACAAGCGCTCGTCGCTCTGCCTCGATGTACTGAGCCAGCATTTCGACTTCGTCCCGCTCTGCCCGGAAATGGCCATCGGCCTGGGCGTGCCGCGCCAGCCGATCCGCTTGGTCGGCGAGCCAGCGGCACCGCGCGCGGTGAACAGCCGGGACGATGCGCAGGATCACAGCCACGCCCTGCGCAGCTATGGCGCGGAGCAGGCAGCCCATCTCGACGACCTCGGCGGCTACATCTTCATGCAGCAGTCGCCCTCCTGCGGCCTGCACCGCGTGCGCCTCTATGACGACAAAGGACAATACCGTCCCCCCGGAGCCCGTGGCCTGTATGCCGAAGCATTCTGCGCGGCGCGCCCGGAGCTGCCGGTCGAAGAGGAAGGCCGGCTGCATGATGCGCAGCTGCGCGAGAATTTCCTCACCCGCGTGTTCGCCCACCTGGAATGGCTGGCGCTGCTGCGCGACGGACTGACACGCAAGGGCATCCTCGACTTCCACGCCCGCTACAAGTACCAGCTGCTCGCCCATCACCCGCGCCAGTACGCCGAGCTCGGCCACTGGCTGGCGCAGATCGGCGCCCACGACCCGGCTGAATTCGGCCCGCGCTATTACCTCGCGTTCAGCCAGGCCATGAGCCGCTGCGCTTCCCGCGGCAGCCACGCCAACGTACTGCAGCACCTGGCCGGCTACCTGAAGGCCGTGCTGACCCACGAAGACAAGTTCGAGCTGCTCGGCGTGATCGAGCAGTACCGCCTGGGGGTGGTGCCGCTGGTAGTCCCGCTTACCCTGCTCAAACACCATTTCCGCCTGCATCCGCATCCCTACATCGCACGGCAGGCCTATCTGAAACCTCATCCCGAAGCACTGGGGCTGCGCAATGCAATCTGA
- the lolB gene encoding lipoprotein insertase outer membrane protein LolB, which yields MRLIHLLGAAALLMLAGCAGLTSHESLEGQGNATTWKAHKERVAALDGWQIDGKVGIRAPKDSGSGTLFWLQRQGYYDIRLSGPLGRGAARLTGREGAVTLEVAGQGRYQAESPEALLEQQLGWRLPVSHLLWWVRGLPAPDSKSRLTLDGDSHLARLEQDGWNVEYSSYAQQDGYWLPERLKLHGQDLDVTLVIKSWQPRLLGQAH from the coding sequence ATGCGTCTGATTCACCTCCTCGGCGCCGCCGCCCTGCTGATGCTGGCCGGTTGCGCCGGCCTCACCTCCCACGAATCCCTCGAAGGCCAGGGCAACGCCACCACTTGGAAAGCCCACAAGGAGCGCGTCGCCGCCCTCGACGGCTGGCAGATAGACGGCAAGGTCGGCATCCGCGCACCGAAGGATTCCGGCAGCGGCACACTGTTCTGGCTGCAACGCCAGGGCTATTACGACATTCGCCTGTCCGGCCCGCTGGGCCGCGGCGCCGCACGCCTGACCGGGCGTGAAGGCGCAGTGACCCTGGAGGTCGCCGGCCAAGGCCGCTACCAGGCCGAATCCCCCGAAGCGCTGCTCGAACAGCAACTCGGCTGGCGCCTGCCGGTATCGCACCTGCTCTGGTGGGTGCGTGGCCTGCCCGCCCCGGACAGCAAGAGCCGCCTGACCCTCGATGGCGACAGCCACCTGGCCCGCCTGGAACAGGACGGCTGGAACGTCGAATACAGCAGCTACGCGCAGCAGGACGGCTACTGGCTGCCCGAGCGCCTGAAGCTGCACGGCCAAGACCTCGACGTCACCCTGGTGATCAAGAGCTGGCAACCGCGCCTGCTCGGCCAGGCGCATTGA
- a CDS encoding tetratricopeptide repeat protein, translated as MNKSLALLTALLLLGGCQSMLHKAPAPAPTKESAASAEKNRKYGSFSEDTLYSLLVAEIAGQRNRFDIALANYVDQAKETQDPGVAERAFRISEYLGADQEALETSLIWAKAAPDDLDAQRAAALQLARTGKYDESMVYMEKVLNGQGDTHFDFLALSAAETDPDTRAGLLQSFDRLLKKYPDNGQLLFGKALLLQQDGRPQEALNLLESKPASRHEVAPLLLRARLLQSMKRSDEALPLLKDGIKEHPDDKRVRLAYARLLVEQNRLDDAKAEFSALVQQFPDDDDLRFSLALVCLEAHAWSEAKVYLRELIDRDSHTDAAHFNLGRLAEEEKDPQTALKEYAQVGPSNDFLPAQLRQSEILMEDGRLDEASRRLAEARARQPDYAIQLYLIEAEGLSNRNQVDRAWGVIEQATKQFPDDLNLLYTRSMLSERRNDLVQMEKDLRFIIQREPDNAMALNALGYTLADRTTRYDEALDLILKAHKLSPDDPAILDSLGWVNYRLGHLDQAEGYLRQALEKFPDHEVAAHLGEVLWARGKQSEARKVWSTALQNQPDSSVLRDTMQRLTGSKTP; from the coding sequence ATGAACAAATCCCTAGCGCTGCTGACTGCCTTGCTGCTGCTCGGCGGCTGCCAATCCATGCTGCACAAGGCACCAGCCCCCGCCCCGACCAAAGAGAGCGCGGCCAGCGCGGAGAAGAACCGCAAGTACGGCTCCTTCAGCGAAGACACCCTTTATTCGCTGCTGGTGGCGGAGATCGCCGGCCAGCGCAACCGCTTCGACATCGCCCTGGCCAACTACGTCGACCAGGCGAAGGAGACCCAGGACCCAGGCGTGGCCGAACGCGCCTTCCGCATCTCCGAATACCTCGGCGCCGACCAGGAAGCCCTGGAAACCTCGCTGATCTGGGCCAAGGCCGCGCCCGACGACCTCGACGCCCAGCGCGCTGCCGCCCTGCAACTGGCCCGTACCGGCAAATATGACGAATCCATGGTGTACATGGAGAAGGTCCTCAACGGCCAGGGCGACACCCACTTCGACTTCCTTGCCCTGTCCGCCGCCGAAACCGACCCGGACACCCGCGCCGGCCTGCTGCAGAGCTTCGACCGCCTGCTGAAGAAGTACCCGGACAACGGCCAGCTGCTGTTCGGCAAAGCCCTGCTTTTGCAGCAGGACGGCCGCCCGCAAGAGGCCCTGAACCTGCTGGAAAGCAAGCCGGCCAGCCGTCATGAAGTGGCCCCGCTGCTGCTGCGCGCACGCCTGCTGCAGAGCATGAAGCGCAGCGACGAGGCCCTGCCGCTCCTGAAAGACGGCATCAAGGAACACCCGGACGACAAGCGCGTGCGCCTTGCCTATGCGCGCCTGCTGGTCGAGCAGAACCGCCTGGACGACGCCAAGGCCGAGTTCTCCGCGCTGGTCCAGCAGTTCCCCGACGACGATGACCTGCGTTTCTCCCTGGCCCTGGTCTGCCTCGAGGCGCATGCCTGGAGCGAAGCCAAGGTCTACCTGCGCGAACTGATCGACCGCGACAGCCATACCGACGCCGCGCACTTCAACCTCGGCCGCCTCGCCGAGGAAGAGAAGGACCCGCAAACCGCACTCAAGGAATACGCCCAGGTCGGCCCGAGCAACGACTTCCTCCCGGCGCAGCTGCGCCAGAGCGAAATCCTGATGGAAGACGGGCGCCTCGACGAAGCCTCCCGGCGCCTCGCCGAAGCCCGCGCGCGCCAGCCCGACTACGCCATCCAGCTGTACCTGATCGAGGCCGAGGGCCTGTCCAATCGCAACCAGGTCGACCGCGCCTGGGGCGTGATCGAGCAGGCCACCAAGCAGTTCCCCGACGACCTGAACCTGCTCTATACCCGCTCCATGCTCTCGGAGCGGCGCAACGACCTGGTGCAGATGGAGAAGGACCTGCGCTTCATCATCCAGCGCGAACCGGACAACGCCATGGCGCTGAACGCTCTCGGCTACACCCTGGCCGACCGCACCACGCGCTACGACGAGGCCCTCGACCTGATCCTGAAGGCCCACAAGCTGAGCCCGGACGATCCGGCGATCCTCGACAGCCTGGGCTGGGTCAACTATCGACTGGGCCATCTCGACCAGGCCGAAGGCTACCTGCGCCAGGCCCTGGAGAAATTCCCCGACCACGAAGTCGCCGCCCACCTGGGCGAAGTGCTCTGGGCCCGCGGCAAGCAGAGCGAGGCTCGCAAAGTGTGGTCCACCGCCCTGCAGAACCAGCCCGACAGCTCGGTACTGCGCGACACCATGCAACGCCTGACCGGCTCCAAGACCCCCTGA
- the hemA gene encoding glutamyl-tRNA reductase, protein MAFIALGINHKTASVAVRERVAFTPGQMVEALQLLCRLTASREAAILSTCNRSELYLELEHPQAEDVLAWLADYHRLSLDELRRSAYVHEDEDAVRHMMRVAAGLDSMVLGEPQILGQMKSAYAVAREAGTIGPMLGRLFQATFSTAKTVRTDTAIGENPVSVAFAAVSLAKQIFADLHRSQALLIGAGETITLVARHLHEQGVKRIVVANRTLERASLLAQELGAEAILLADMPEYLAKSDIVISSTASQLPILGKGAVETALKQRRHKPMFMVDIAVPRDIEPEVGELEDVYLYSVDDLHEVVAENLKSRQGAAQAAEELVGEGVHEFMVRLRELAAVDVLRAYRQQAERLRDEELQKAQRLLANGGDAADILAQLARGLTNKLLHAPSVQMKKLSAEGRIDALALAQELFALEEGSEKR, encoded by the coding sequence ATGGCCTTCATCGCCCTCGGCATCAACCACAAGACAGCTTCCGTGGCCGTCCGCGAGCGCGTGGCGTTCACGCCCGGGCAGATGGTCGAGGCCCTGCAGCTGCTGTGCCGGCTCACCGCCAGTCGCGAGGCGGCGATCCTCTCCACCTGCAACCGCAGCGAGCTGTACCTGGAGCTGGAGCATCCGCAGGCCGAGGACGTGCTGGCCTGGCTCGCCGACTATCACCGCCTGAGCCTGGACGAGCTGCGCCGCAGTGCCTATGTGCACGAAGACGAAGACGCCGTACGGCACATGATGCGCGTGGCCGCCGGCCTCGATTCCATGGTCCTGGGCGAGCCTCAGATCCTCGGCCAGATGAAGTCGGCCTACGCCGTGGCGCGCGAGGCGGGCACCATCGGTCCGATGCTGGGGCGCCTGTTCCAGGCCACCTTCAGCACCGCCAAGACCGTGCGCACCGACACCGCCATCGGCGAGAACCCGGTATCCGTGGCCTTCGCAGCGGTCAGCCTGGCCAAGCAAATATTCGCCGACCTGCACCGCAGCCAGGCGCTGCTGATCGGCGCCGGCGAAACCATCACCCTGGTCGCCCGCCACCTGCACGAGCAGGGCGTGAAGCGCATCGTGGTCGCCAACCGCACGCTCGAGCGCGCCAGCCTGCTGGCCCAGGAGCTGGGCGCCGAGGCGATCCTGCTGGCCGACATGCCCGAGTACCTGGCCAAGAGCGACATCGTCATCAGCTCCACCGCCAGCCAGCTGCCGATCCTCGGCAAGGGCGCGGTGGAGACGGCGCTCAAGCAGCGCCGGCACAAGCCCATGTTCATGGTCGACATCGCCGTGCCGCGCGATATCGAGCCGGAAGTCGGCGAGCTGGAGGACGTCTATCTCTATAGCGTCGACGACCTTCACGAAGTGGTCGCCGAGAACCTGAAGAGCCGCCAGGGCGCGGCCCAGGCTGCCGAAGAGCTGGTCGGCGAGGGCGTCCACGAATTCATGGTGCGTCTGCGCGAGCTGGCCGCAGTCGACGTGCTGCGCGCCTACCGCCAGCAGGCCGAGCGCCTGCGCGACGAAGAGCTGCAGAAGGCCCAGCGCCTGCTGGCCAATGGCGGCGACGCGGCCGATATCCTGGCTCAGCTCGCCCGCGGCCTTACCAACAAGTTGCTGCACGCCCCCAGCGTGCAGATGAAGAAACTCTCCGCCGAGGGCCGCATCGACGCGCTGGCTCTGGCCCAGGAACTGTTCGCCCTCGAAGAGGGCAGCGAGAAGCGATGA